Genomic window (Rathayibacter sp. VKM Ac-2760):
CTCCGAGAAGGGGAAGCCGGGGCCGCCGTTCATCGCCTGGAAGAGCTGCCCGTCGAGCTCGAAGCTCACGACGGTGACGGTGCCCGGCGAGGGCGAGCCCTCGGGCAGCACCTCGGTGCTCAGGATCCGCGAGTTCGGTACGAGCTCCGTGTAGAACTCGGCCGCCTCCTTCGCCTGGTCGTCGAACCACAGGAACGTGCTGACTGCACCCATGCCGGCCTCCTCGTCGACCCCCAGTGTGCCCCGCCGCGGGCCGGAGCGTCAGAGCGGGTTGACGCCGAACGCGGTCGCGAGCTTGTCGATCTTCTTCGCCCGGCCCAGGCGCGGCAGGTCGCTGCCGTCGCGGATGACGCGGCCGCGGGCCTCGAAGTCGTCGAGGAAGTCGCGCGCCCAGGCGACGTCGGACGGGGTCGGGCTGATGACCTCGTTGATGACCGCGAGCTGCTCGGTGTCGAGGCAGAGCTTGCCGGTGAGGCCGAGCGAGACGGTGAGCGCGGACTGCTCGCGCAGCACCGGGTGGCTGTTCGAGACGGTCGGGCCGTCGATCGGGCCGGGCAGGTCGCCGATGCGCGAGGCGACGACCAGGCGCGAGCGCGGGTAGGCCATCGCCAGGTCGTCCGCGCTGGTGCCGGTGTCGCGGCGGTAGTCGCCGCTGCCGAAGGCGAGGCGGAAGCAGCCGCGGGCGCGGGCGATCGACACCGCCTCCTCGATGCCGAGGGCCGACTCGACCAGGGCGAGCACGGGGGTCGAGCCGCCGAGGCGGTCGAAGGTCTCGGTGACGTGCTCCCCCGCCTCCGTCTTGGCGAGCATGACGCCGGCCAGGCCGGGCAGCCCCTTCAGGGCGTCGACGTCGTCGGACCAGAACGGAGTGGAGTGGTCGTTGATGCGCACCCACGCGCGCTTCTCGCCGCTCAGCCAGGCGGCGACGTCGGCGCGGGCCTCCGGCTTGGCCTTCGGGTCGACCGC
Coding sequences:
- a CDS encoding CoA ester lyase; the protein is MPTTSSATTAGAGLTRKGRDVAPEIARSWLLVNATRTDTFDAAHASRADQVVLDIEDAVDPKAKPEARADVAAWLSGEKRAWVRINDHSTPFWSDDVDALKGLPGLAGVMLAKTEAGEHVTETFDRLGGSTPVLALVESALGIEEAVSIARARGCFRLAFGSGDYRRDTGTSADDLAMAYPRSRLVVASRIGDLPGPIDGPTVSNSHPVLREQSALTVSLGLTGKLCLDTEQLAVINEVISPTPSDVAWARDFLDDFEARGRVIRDGSDLPRLGRAKKIDKLATAFGVNPL